In Leptolyngbya sp. NIES-2104, the genomic window AATCCTAGTAGTGGACGATGAACATTTGATCCGAGATACGATCGCGCTCACTTTGTCCGATGAAGGTTATGAAATCATGACCGCCGTGGATGGTCGTGAAGCCTTAGAAATTCTTCAAGCGGCACTCAGTCCAGAATCCGATCAGGCTGCGATGCCTGACTTAATCATTTTGGACTTGATGCTGCCGTACGTGAACGGATTGGATATTTGTCGCTGGATGCGTCGTGAAGGAAGCAGTGTTCCGATTCTCATGCTGAGCGCGAAAGGGAGCGAAACCGATCGCGTCGTCGGGCTTGAAGTGGGAGCCGATGACTATCTTACAAAACCGTTTGGAATGCGCGAATTGATTGCCCGGTGCCGCGCTCTTCTGCGCCGTCACCAACAATTTCAGACAACACAACCTGTTCCAACGCTGCAATTTCAAGATGTCACGATTTACCCTCAAGAATGCCGTGTGACCGTTCGGGGTGAAGTCGTCAATTTTT contains:
- a CDS encoding response regulator transcription factor; protein product: MSPTLLTEPASVTPRLTLGRILVVDDEHLIRDTIALTLSDEGYEIMTAVDGREALEILQAALSPESDQAAMPDLIILDLMLPYVNGLDICRWMRREGSSVPILMLSAKGSETDRVVGLEVGADDYLTKPFGMRELIARCRALLRRHQQFQTTQPVPTLQFQDVTIYPQECRVTVRGEVVNFSPKEFKLLELFLRHPKRVWSRDQLLEKIWGHDFIGESKTVDVHIRWLREKLELDPSNPQYLVTVRGFGYRFG